Proteins from a genomic interval of Zingiber officinale cultivar Zhangliang chromosome 1B, Zo_v1.1, whole genome shotgun sequence:
- the LOC121989820 gene encoding histone H3.2, which translates to MARTKQTARKSTGGKAPRKQLATKAARKSAPATGGVKKPHRFRPGTVALREIRKYQKSTELLIRKLPFQRLVREIAQDFKTDLRFQSSAVAALQEAAEAYLVGLFEDTNLCAIHAKRVTIMPKDIQLARRIRGERA; encoded by the coding sequence ATGGCGAGGACGAAGCAGACGGCGCGGAAATCCACTGGCGGCAAGGCCCCACGGAAGCAGCTGGCGACGAAGGCGGCGAGGAAGTCCGCTCCCGCGACCGGCGGCGTCAAGAAGCCCCATCGCTTCCGGCCCGGGACGGTGGCGCTGAGGGAGATTCGGAAGTACCAGAAGAGCACCGAGCTTCTCATCCGCAAGCTTCCGTTCCAGCGCCTGGTTCGCGAGATCGCCCAGGACTTCAAGACGGACCTTCGCTTCCAGAGCTCTGCTGTTGCGGCCCTCCAGGAGGCTGCCGAGGCTTACCTCGTCGGCCTTTTCGAGGACACCAACCTTTGCGCGATTCATGCCAAGAGGGTTACCATCATGCCTAAGGACATCCAACTCGCGCGTCGTATCCGGGGGGAGAGGGCTTGA